Proteins from a single region of Macrobrachium nipponense isolate FS-2020 chromosome 11, ASM1510439v2, whole genome shotgun sequence:
- the LOC135209452 gene encoding protein FAM184A-like, translated as MSLLRQIANICGCGERSSDIIDDTRGYGIPRSNIFNDNCSYAFRHSNIILKLALFLGTVFTLYNIGRKILSLWNGTPELTSPDVSEVNSNTFDIPEDINNAVSTLKDVYETNLETLEVEMELVRSENSRLRATLLEKENLFDQMTENIDSLRRRVIEDFEGRMDRLDYENSQLRMEQLERSREAEEFQHIIGRLEEEVQALAEDNRKLETENVDKDKVMENLQESNMQCEAMKNGLQQEVRNLSRQNSEMEINMADLKKEKTELEEKMANLGKEFEKEVHDLEQRLSHSQDIIIEKDLEIERLNKEVTEKEDKIEDLKNIVQNLLEENKKIKNEMEYKVNDLRQELSKQQDLSKEETEKFEKDIYEFGQTIEGLESEVVSLMKEKESLKIETEKEMNDLLSVNMEKEEQLELFKKEVIECGQTIEGLENEIVSLMKEKESLKIETEKGN; from the coding sequence ATGTCTTTGCTTAGGCAAATTGCTAATATTTGTGGCTGTGGCGAACGTAGTAGTGATATTATTGATGATACTCGTGGCTACGGGATTCCCCGTAGTAATATCTTCAATGATAATTGTAGCTACGCGTTTCgtcatagtaatattattttaaaattggctctgttcctcggaacagtgtTTACTCTTTATAATATCGGACGGAAGATCTTATCTTTGTGGAATGGAACGCCTGAACTGACGTCACCCGACGTCAGTGAAGTCAACTCAAACACCTTTGATATCCCTGAGGACATTAACAACGCCGTATCGACTTTGAAGGATGTCTACGAAACGAACTTGGAAACTCTCGAAGTGGAAATGGAACTGGTTCGAAGCGAAAATTCTCGCCTGCGAGCGACGTTGCTCGAGAAGGAAAATTTGTTTGACCAAATGACTGAAAACATCGACAGTTTGAGGCGAAGAGTTATCGAGGATTTCGAAGGAAGAATGGACAGACTGGATTATGAAAATAGTCAGTTGAGAATGGAACAACTGGAGCGATCTCGAGAGGCCGAAGAGTTTCAACATATAATTGGTCGTCTTGAAGAGGAGGTCCAGGCTTTGGCAGAAGACAACAGGAAATTGGAGACCGAAAATGTTGACAAGGATAAAGTGATGGAAAATCTCCAAGAAAGCAACATGCAGTGTGAAGCGATGAAGAATGGTTTGCAGCAAGAGGTCAGGAATCTCAGCCGACAAAACTCTGAAATGGAGATAAATATGGCCGATCTGAAGAAAGAAAAGACTGAGCTGGAAGAAAAGATGGCAAATTTGGGAAAGGAATTTGAAAAGGAAGTTCATGACCTCGAGCAGAGGCTGAGTCACTCTCAAGATATAATTATAGAAAAGGACTTAGAGATTGAAAGGCTTAATAAAGAGGTGACagaaaaggaagataaaataGAAGACTTGAAGAATATTGTGCAGAATTTACtcgaagaaaacaagaaaattaaaaatgaaatggaatacaaAGTAAATGACCTTCGTCAAGAGCTCAGTAAACAGCAGGATCTCAGTAAGGAGGAGACTGAAAAGTTTGAAAAAGACATATACGAATTTGGACAAACGATCGAAGGTCTGGAAAGTGAGGTCGTCTCAttgatgaaagaaaaggaaagcttGAAGattgaaactgaaaaagaaatgaaCGACCTATTATCTGTGAATATGGAAAAGGAAGAGCAGCTTGaactatttaaaaaagaagtcATTGAATGCGGACAAACAATTGAAGGCCTGGAAAATGAGATCGTCTCAttgatgaaagaaaaggaaagcttGAAGATTGaaactgaaaaaggaaattga